The window ATGCACGTCTATGATGAAGCTTTTGCCAAGCATGGTCAGAAAATAGCTCAGCTCCTCCTCACCCACTCAGATCTTTCCCACAGAAACCGATATCTTAACGTTCGAAACACCCTGAAGACTCTCTTCAAGTTCGGCGTAATACCAATTATCAACGAAAACGATACGGTATCAGTCGAGGAGCTTCGTTTTGGTGATAATGATACCCTGGGCGCGTTGGTCTCGAATCTCATCGAGGCTGATATGTTTATCTGTCTCACCGATGTAGTCGGGCTCTATAATGGTAACCCCCATAATGACCCCAAAGCCAAACCTATCTATACGGTCGCTGAGGTGACCCCTGAAATCGAAGCGATGGCCGGCAACGTGAAGAGTGCTCTCGGAACAGGTGGAATGCAGAGTAAAATCAGGGCTGCAAAGATGGTATCCGCTGCAGGGGGAAGTTCGTTTATCGGCCCCGGCCGGGAACCGGATATACTCAAGCAACTTTTCTCCGGTGAGTTGATAGGCACCTTCTTTTTCCCAAGTGCATCGAAGTTGCCGAGTAGAAAACACTGGATTGCCTATGTTTTGAAACCGAAAGGAAAATTGATTCTCGACCAGGGTGCATGTTATGCATTGAGTAAAAATGGAAAGAGTTTGCTTCCTTCAGGAATAAATCAGGTTATCGGTGATTTCGGCGTTGGAGATTCTGTAGAATGTTGTGATCAAAATGGTGACGTTTTCGCGGTTGGCCTCATTAACTATTCATCTGCAGATATTGCCAAAATACAGGGTGTTCAAAGTCACATGATTGCAGAATTACTCGGCTTCAAAGACAGTGAAGAAGTGATGCATCGCGATAATCTTGTGCTGCTGTAGTGTGTTGGTTCATCAACTGAAAAAATTATCAGGTGGATTTAAAACGGGATGAAAGATATGACTGATACGAAGAGTCTGAATGAGACGATTATTACTATGGCCAAAGCTGCACAGCAGGCGTCCGTTGCTATGATGCCGGTCTCCAGCAAGCAAAAAGATGGCGCACTTCGTCGGGTTGCACAGTTACTTGATCAGAATCGACCGATTATCCAGTCTGAAAATGAAAAAGATCTGCTGGCCGGCAGAGAAAAGGGTCTCTCAAAAGCAATGCTGGATCGTCTCGCTTTGACCGATAAAGTGATTGACTCGATGATTCAGGGGCTGCAGGAGGTAATCGCTCTGCAGGACCCCGTCGGTAGTGTTGATTCTTTAAAGCTCCGGCCAAACGGTCTGCAGGTGGGCAGGATGCGCGTGCCCCTCGGCGTGATTGCGATGATTTACGAGTCGCGTCCAAATGTTACCATCGACGCTGCCGCGCTCTGTCTGAAGACAGGAAACGCTGTACTTCTTCGGGGCGGGTCTGAAGCTATTCACTCAAATTTGGTCCTGGCCGGTATATTGCAGCAGGCATTGCAGGAGACGGGTTTGCCGACGGATGCTGTACAGGTTATTCCTGTAACCGATAGGCAGGCTGTTAACTTTTTGTTGCAGCAGGAAGAAACCATAGATCTGGTTATTCCAAGGGGAGGAGAGGGGCTTATCCGATTTGTGAGTGAAACATCGAGGATTCCGGTGTTGAAACACTACAAAGGAGTCTGCCATATCTTCGTTGATGAGTATGCTGATCTTGATAAGGCCACACCTGTAATTGTTAATGGTAAGACGAGCCGTCCCGGCGTATGCAATGCCCTGGAAGGTGTGCTGATTCATGAGGCTGTAGCAGACAAATATGTACCTGAAATTGTTAAAACACTTACCGATAAGGGTGTTACAGTCAAGGGGTGCCAAAAGACAGTCGAGCTTTGCAACTTGGCCGAGCAGGCCTTAGAGACCGACTGGGGTACGGAATTCCTGGAACTCACCCTGGTTTGCCGCGTTGTCAAAGATATGGAGGAGGCGTGCCGTTATATCCATAAGCACGGTTCTAAACATACAGAGGTGATTCTGACCGAAAATTACAGTAACGCCAATGCCTTTATTTCTCATGTAGATGCTTCTGCAGTCATGGTTAATGCCTCAACCAGGTTCAATGATGGAGGCCAGCTTGGGCTGGGCGCAGAGATCGGTATCAGCACTACCAAGTTACATGCCTACGGGCCAATGGGTCTTGAGGAGCTTACTGCCAGGAAGTTTGTGGTTTATGGCAACGGTCAGGTACGGAACTGATGCAAAATGTCGGTTTGCTGGGTGGGACATTCGATCCCATCCACGATGGACATCTTCAGTTAGCCAATGCGGCGAGAACTGAATTGGGTCTTGATAAGGTATTACTGATACTTGCCGCAGGGCCACCCCACAAATGTCATAACAGTGTCACTGCATTTCACCATCGTAAAAAGATGTTGCTACTTGCTCTGCAAGATCGGGAATTCATTCAGCCCTGCTTTGTGGAGGGTGATCTTCCCGTGCCATCGTACACCATTGACACTGTCAGGTTTTTGAAAAAACGAGACGGCGATACTGTCAATTATTCCTTTATTATCGGAGTGGACGCATTTGCAGATCTTTTGAGCTGGAAAGAGTATAGGCAACTGCTGTCACTCGTTCACCTGATTGTTGCCAAACGCAAGGGGTTCAGTAGGCAGGGGGCACTTGACGCTATTGCGCTTCAACTCGGCTATCGCGTTGAAGCCTCAAACTCTAGATGGGTGGCAGAGGGTGAATTGAAAGACATTTATTTTCTTGATGCCCAGCCTGATGCCATCTCCTCTTCCACAATACGATCAGAATTGAGACGTGGAACAGTGAAGGTGGCAGGGGTACATCCGCAAGTGTTGGATTATATACGAAAAAACGACCTGTACCTTACGTAATCCTACCTCCAGTCATTATTTTCCACTCGGTTACCAGATTCATTGCATGCAGGGTATTCCCTTTATTGTGATGATTTCATTTGATTTTTCAGGAAAATATTTTAGAGTTCATGTCCATGTCAGGAACTCTGAATTGGAATATTATTTCTGCCAGGTAGACTGCTTATGTCTGACTCCAAACTTGGGAATACAGTGGAAACAAAAATTAAAATTCTCATTGTCGACGATTCCATAATTTTCCGGAAATTTCTTCAGGAAACTATGAAGGGGTTGGCTGGCATATCTATTTGCACTGTTGCCAAAAATGGCATAGAGGCACTGGATCTGGTGCTGAAAATTCAACCTGATGTCATTTTGATGGATCTGGAAATGCCGTTGATGGACGGTGTTACAACTCTGCAGCATCTGATGATACACAGACCCACGCCAACTATTATATTTTCAAGTAACGCGGATGAGGGCTCAAAAGAAGAGGTCGAGGTCCTGAAGAATGGTGCGGTAGGTTTTTTCAGCAAAGCAGATTTTTTTGTCAATGGCAGGCAAGATGCGTTTTCGGCCAGAATTCGCCTGGCAATAATAGCAGCGTCGAAAACTCATGTTGAGCATCAGCCATTAAGCAGCCAATCATCTGTGGGCAGCACAGTGAAGAAAGAGACTAGCATGAGGTTGGTTTTCTGTGAAGAGTGCGGTGCCAGAAACAGTGTTGAATTAGAGGCAGATTTAAACAGCGATACCGTCTCGTTATGCAAGGAATGTGGTGATCCGTTAATAATAATTGAAGACATGAAAGCAGGAGCAGCCTGATGGAAGGCTCTTTATATAGAAGTACTGTGTTGGAGGAATAGCTTACAATGTTATGGGAAGAAGAAGTCCCAATGCTTAACCGGGGAGTCCATAAAGAACTTGTTGCCAAAGCGTATGGCCCGGCTTCACTTGGGCAGAGAGTTTACCCACCCAAAGAATGTGTTTTTCAATCGATGCGAGTCACCACTCTCGACTCGGTCAAAGTTGTGGTAATCGGCCAGGATCCATACTTTAACGAGCATAATGGTGTCGGGCCTGAAGCGCATGGCTTATGTTTTTCTGTAAAAGATGGGGTACCAACGCCTCCGTCGCTGAGAAACATATTCCTGGAAATAAACAACACAGTTTATAAGGGAAAGGCGGGCAGGAGCAAAACAGACCTGACAGACTGGGCAGAGCAGGGGGTGTTGTTGCTCAACGCCAGCCTGACAGTAATAGCCAAGCAACCTAATTCACATGCAAAGCTTGGCTGGCATGAACTCACTGACGATATCATTCAGACAATCTCCCGGAAGAAAGAGAATGTAGTTTTTATGTTATGGGGAGCATTTGCTCAGAAAAAAGCAGCACTTATTGACAGCAGCAAACACCATATTCTTAAAACCAGTCATCCTTCACCACTTTCCGCTCATAGGGGATTTATCGGCTCTGGTGTTTTTGTGAATTGTAATAGATATTTGGAAAGCAACGGTATGGCTCCAATTATCTGGTAATAAAAAAATCCGATTAGCGCTCACCTTCAGCTTGAGAAGGTGAGAGGACAGAGGTGATGAGAGAGGTGTAACTGATTAGCAATTGCACAATCGCCTGAATCATTATGCAATCGGCTCGTAGAGAAGAGCTTTTTAGCTCTAAGCTGTTACTCCTATCAACTTTCCCCTCACGCCTTGAAGCCGAGCTTTAGTGGTAATTCAATAAAAAAGCGAGAATCCTACACGATCTTAAGAGATGATGGTTCTTATGATGTCTCTTTTACCGATTATGCCTGTCATTTTTCCGTCTTTGAGTACCGGCAGGGTGTGCAGTTTTTTCTCGGCCATGATGGTGGCAATCTCATCAAGCCCGGTCTCCTCTTCCACCGTGACAGGATCAGGCGTGTAGATTTCTGCAACCGTTGCACCTGCTATTTTCTTCATCTCCTGATCCATTTTGGCTGGTCTTTCCAGAAAGATAAAGGCATCGAGGATAGTGGCGACAGCCGGTATATGCACTTTTTTATTCTGATAGATCAGATCGCTTTGGGTAACAATGCCTATGAGTTGTTCATCCGCA of the Desulfosediminicola ganghwensis genome contains:
- a CDS encoding response regulator translates to MSDSKLGNTVETKIKILIVDDSIIFRKFLQETMKGLAGISICTVAKNGIEALDLVLKIQPDVILMDLEMPLMDGVTTLQHLMIHRPTPTIIFSSNADEGSKEEVEVLKNGAVGFFSKADFFVNGRQDAFSARIRLAIIAASKTHVEHQPLSSQSSVGSTVKKETSMRLVFCEECGARNSVELEADLNSDTVSLCKECGDPLIIIEDMKAGAA
- a CDS encoding glutamate-5-semialdehyde dehydrogenase, which gives rise to MTDTKSLNETIITMAKAAQQASVAMMPVSSKQKDGALRRVAQLLDQNRPIIQSENEKDLLAGREKGLSKAMLDRLALTDKVIDSMIQGLQEVIALQDPVGSVDSLKLRPNGLQVGRMRVPLGVIAMIYESRPNVTIDAAALCLKTGNAVLLRGGSEAIHSNLVLAGILQQALQETGLPTDAVQVIPVTDRQAVNFLLQQEETIDLVIPRGGEGLIRFVSETSRIPVLKHYKGVCHIFVDEYADLDKATPVIVNGKTSRPGVCNALEGVLIHEAVADKYVPEIVKTLTDKGVTVKGCQKTVELCNLAEQALETDWGTEFLELTLVCRVVKDMEEACRYIHKHGSKHTEVILTENYSNANAFISHVDASAVMVNASTRFNDGGQLGLGAEIGISTTKLHAYGPMGLEELTARKFVVYGNGQVRN
- the nadD gene encoding nicotinate (nicotinamide) nucleotide adenylyltransferase, which translates into the protein MQNVGLLGGTFDPIHDGHLQLANAARTELGLDKVLLILAAGPPHKCHNSVTAFHHRKKMLLLALQDREFIQPCFVEGDLPVPSYTIDTVRFLKKRDGDTVNYSFIIGVDAFADLLSWKEYRQLLSLVHLIVAKRKGFSRQGALDAIALQLGYRVEASNSRWVAEGELKDIYFLDAQPDAISSSTIRSELRRGTVKVAGVHPQVLDYIRKNDLYLT
- a CDS encoding CBS domain-containing protein — encoded protein: MKIAADIMTRELITVTKDVSVKELALLFTSKDISGVPVVDADEQLIGIVTQSDLIYQNKKVHIPAVATILDAFIFLERPAKMDQEMKKIAGATVAEIYTPDPVTVEEETGLDEIATIMAEKKLHTLPVLKDGKMTGIIGKRDIIRTIIS
- the ung gene encoding uracil-DNA glycosylase, with product MLWEEEVPMLNRGVHKELVAKAYGPASLGQRVYPPKECVFQSMRVTTLDSVKVVVIGQDPYFNEHNGVGPEAHGLCFSVKDGVPTPPSLRNIFLEINNTVYKGKAGRSKTDLTDWAEQGVLLLNASLTVIAKQPNSHAKLGWHELTDDIIQTISRKKENVVFMLWGAFAQKKAALIDSSKHHILKTSHPSPLSAHRGFIGSGVFVNCNRYLESNGMAPIIW
- the proB gene encoding glutamate 5-kinase, translating into MTIQMSREDGLYYRQTLFDKARRVVIKVGSAILTNENGMNYDVIDNIAREIAFLRNSGREVILVSSGAVAAGRKKISFVPGGELSIPEKQALASIGQSVLMHVYDEAFAKHGQKIAQLLLTHSDLSHRNRYLNVRNTLKTLFKFGVIPIINENDTVSVEELRFGDNDTLGALVSNLIEADMFICLTDVVGLYNGNPHNDPKAKPIYTVAEVTPEIEAMAGNVKSALGTGGMQSKIRAAKMVSAAGGSSFIGPGREPDILKQLFSGELIGTFFFPSASKLPSRKHWIAYVLKPKGKLILDQGACYALSKNGKSLLPSGINQVIGDFGVGDSVECCDQNGDVFAVGLINYSSADIAKIQGVQSHMIAELLGFKDSEEVMHRDNLVLL